In a single window of the Campylobacter fetus subsp. testudinum 03-427 genome:
- a CDS encoding SAM-dependent methyltransferase (Pfam match to PF13847.2 Methyltransf_31): MSNANAWDDMSNSYPRYNDPAMQKDVNFVLNWCEEMGVSFKGKSIIDIGCGTGAVAIPLASKGAKVCGIDLSPGMLEVLKNDAKTLKIDSLITTFVSDWDSYEIKDKFDIVLTSLTPALHSDENVIKAFSAAKDIGIYIGWGDYKKSEFLDALMDSHKQTPQKPVRGCIKAAQFKDILEKNGILFKTTSFESSWENRLSIDQAINYSNAILKRCELIPDSKIIDEVLAKFKQGDEVIMRTDAQKSIILYAISDSAKKKYFS, encoded by the coding sequence ATGAGTAACGCAAACGCATGGGACGATATGTCAAATTCTTACCCTCGCTACAATGATCCAGCGATGCAAAAAGATGTAAATTTTGTACTTAACTGGTGTGAGGAAATGGGTGTAAGCTTTAAAGGGAAAAGCATCATAGATATAGGTTGTGGAACAGGCGCTGTAGCGATCCCTCTTGCAAGTAAAGGTGCTAAAGTATGCGGTATAGATCTATCACCAGGTATGCTTGAAGTGTTAAAAAACGACGCTAAAACACTAAAAATAGACTCTTTAATAACAACTTTCGTAAGCGACTGGGATAGCTATGAGATAAAAGATAAATTCGATATAGTTTTAACCTCTTTAACTCCAGCTTTGCATAGCGATGAAAATGTTATAAAAGCATTTAGCGCAGCTAAAGATATCGGAATTTATATCGGATGGGGAGATTATAAAAAAAGCGAATTTCTTGATGCTTTGATGGATTCGCATAAGCAAACTCCACAAAAACCAGTACGAGGCTGTATAAAAGCGGCTCAATTTAAAGATATTTTAGAGAAAAACGGCATTTTGTTTAAAACTACATCTTTTGAAAGTTCATGGGAAAATAGGCTAAGTATAGATCAAGCTATAAATTACTCAAATGCGATACTAAAAAGGTGTGAGCTGATTCCAGATAGTAAAATTATAGATGAAGTTTTAGCAAAATTTAAGCAAGGCGATGAAGTAATTATGCGCACAGACGCTCAAAAAAGTATAATTTTATATGCGATTTCAGACTCTGCTAAGAAGAAATATTTCAGCTAA
- the rep gene encoding ATP-dependent DNA helicase (Pfam matches to PF13361.2 UvrD_C, and to PF00580.17 UvrD-helicase) yields MALSKLNREQYTAATAPTGYNLVIASAGTGKTSTIVARIAHLLNLGMKPERILLLTFTNKAASEMIDRLSSYFSAKTVGSIMAGTFHSVSNSLLKKLNKGVILKQPSELKTLLKSLVERREFHRIGEVKAYSGAYLYDVYSLFCNSCVNDESFADWFSENYSDQSVYAEVYEDILREFEEQKSRFNYADFNDLLIKMRNELRKGARVFYDEILVDEYQDTNSLQGSLIDAFNAKSLFCVGDFDQSIYAFNGANIDIIGSFTQRYKDAKVYSLNVNYRSSAKILALANKVIAQNPRLYPKELTVSRIGNFKAPSLLIYDELFLQYENISEIILNSHYKKDDIAIIFRNNSSADGLEVALKEQGISCKRKGGVSFFESREIKALIDLIGIYVNPKDIMAFIHVFEYVRGVGNAAAKEIFDTLLALGDKSIVKGLLNPDKSVKVYERSKKNHQLGLFDDFSEFMDSARFAGLDLSKEFMENPVLNYSNLNTNGAIFLYELYKLLMQIQGKTSSYEVVNSVINSGVYHIIVDFLATKRATLKNGNIDLNLKDEAKDRIYAKSKVLLEMSKRHNYCDIFYNFLTLGRTEMSEGEGVNLLTVHASKGLEFSLVFVVDLAQNRFPNLKLMGMGGSLEEERRLFYVAVTRAKDELYLSYAKYDKIRKIDYKPSCFLEEAGMVKRFGA; encoded by the coding sequence ATGGCGCTTAGCAAACTAAACCGCGAACAATACACCGCCGCAACTGCTCCAACTGGGTACAATCTAGTCATAGCTAGCGCAGGAACTGGAAAAACTAGCACGATCGTGGCTCGTATAGCACATCTTTTAAATTTAGGTATGAAACCAGAGCGGATACTGCTACTTACTTTTACAAATAAAGCCGCTAGCGAAATGATAGATAGATTATCAAGTTATTTTAGTGCAAAAACGGTTGGTTCTATAATGGCTGGGACTTTTCATTCTGTTTCAAATTCGCTTCTAAAAAAGTTAAATAAAGGTGTCATTTTAAAGCAGCCAAGCGAACTAAAAACGCTTTTAAAAAGCTTAGTAGAAAGACGCGAATTTCATAGGATAGGTGAAGTAAAAGCTTACAGTGGCGCATATCTTTATGATGTTTATTCGCTTTTTTGCAATTCGTGTGTGAATGATGAAAGTTTTGCTGATTGGTTCAGTGAAAACTACAGTGATCAAAGTGTCTATGCTGAGGTTTATGAGGATATTTTAAGAGAATTTGAGGAGCAAAAATCACGTTTTAATTACGCCGATTTTAATGATTTGCTCATTAAGATGAGAAATGAGCTAAGAAAGGGCGCAAGGGTATTTTATGATGAAATTTTAGTTGATGAGTATCAAGATACAAACTCACTTCAAGGATCTTTGATAGATGCTTTTAATGCAAAAAGCTTATTTTGCGTGGGAGACTTTGATCAAAGTATTTATGCTTTTAACGGCGCAAACATCGATATAATAGGAAGTTTTACTCAAAGATATAAAGATGCCAAAGTGTATTCTTTAAATGTAAATTATAGAAGTAGCGCAAAGATACTAGCCCTAGCAAATAAAGTAATAGCGCAAAATCCGCGTCTATATCCAAAAGAGCTTACAGTTAGCAGAATCGGAAATTTCAAAGCTCCGAGTTTGCTTATTTATGACGAGCTATTTTTGCAGTATGAAAATATATCTGAGATTATTTTAAATTCCCACTATAAAAAAGATGATATCGCGATAATTTTTCGCAATAATTCGAGTGCGGATGGGCTTGAAGTCGCTTTAAAAGAACAAGGAATTAGCTGTAAAAGAAAAGGCGGCGTTAGCTTTTTTGAGTCACGAGAGATAAAAGCGCTTATAGATTTGATCGGAATTTATGTAAATCCAAAAGATATTATGGCGTTTATCCACGTTTTTGAGTATGTTAGAGGAGTTGGAAACGCCGCTGCAAAAGAGATATTTGATACGCTTTTAGCTTTAGGCGATAAAAGCATTGTAAAAGGTCTTTTAAATCCCGATAAATCAGTTAAAGTTTATGAGCGTTCAAAAAAGAATCACCAGTTAGGGCTTTTTGATGATTTTAGTGAATTTATGGATAGCGCTAGATTTGCTGGTCTTGATCTAAGTAAAGAATTTATGGAAAATCCGGTTTTAAATTATTCAAATTTAAATACCAACGGAGCGATTTTTTTATACGAACTTTATAAATTATTGATGCAGATACAAGGAAAAACGAGCTCATATGAAGTTGTTAATTCTGTTATAAACTCAGGAGTGTATCATATCATCGTTGATTTTTTAGCTACCAAAAGAGCTACTTTGAAAAACGGAAATATTGATTTAAATTTAAAAGATGAAGCCAAAGATAGAATTTACGCAAAATCAAAAGTGCTTTTAGAGATGAGCAAACGTCATAATTACTGCGATATATTTTATAATTTTTTAACTCTTGGAAGAACTGAAATGAGCGAAGGTGAGGGCGTAAATTTATTAACAGTGCATGCTAGCAAAGGTCTTGAGTTTAGCTTGGTTTTTGTAGTGGATCTAGCACAGAACCGTTTTCCAAATTTAAAACTTATGGGAATGGGTGGGAGCTTAGAAGAAGAAAGAAGGCTTTTTTATGTCGCGGTTACTAGAGCCAAAGATGAGTTGTATCTAAGCTATGCAAAGTATGATAAAATCAGAAAAATAGACTACAAACCAAGTTGTTTTTTAGAAGAAGCTGGTATGGTGAAGCGTTTTGGAGCTTAA